In a single window of the Hippocampus zosterae strain Florida chromosome 6, ASM2543408v3, whole genome shotgun sequence genome:
- the LOC127601812 gene encoding DNA repair protein XRCC4-like — MNSAVRQITLDTDPGIPYFLRVDFAGNLGAGFALALSDGVSAWNGEVSEDEVRRKANDMEVPMESFVKDLHQALIGGGWARGGGRRDRDVDIYSFELTLDRRQFSYHKICGGVPVHLGSLKLQPAPHPSALTRELIGQSLKRNSHLMKENSLLLEENRKLKEDHAQILQELEHQVQDKETMTRDLYARFVLVLNEKKAKIRRLQDALSQLPPTASVQRKQRENDTSSGEYDSPDRREETIHDSHLLLEPTIITTGHNQISQGFSLDHTVSLDEIAQARWKVTETLADQRPGTSKME; from the exons ATGAATAGTGCAGTCAGACAGATCACTCTGGACACAGACCCGGGGATCCCTTATTTCCTGCGAGTCGACTTTGCCGGCAACCTCGGTGCTGGGTTCGCGCTAGCTCTCTCCGATGGCGTCTCTGCATGGAATGGAGAAG TTTCAGAAGACGAGGTTAGGAGGAAGGCCAATGACATGGAGGTCCCGATGGAGAGTTTTGTCAAGGATCTTCATCAAGCACTGATTGGTGGCGGATGGGCCAGAGGGGGCGGAAGGAGAGACCGTGACGTAGACATCTATTCTTTCGAACTCACCCTGGATCGCCGGCAATTCTCTTATCACAAAATTTGTGGCGGCGTCCCG GTGCACTTGGGCTCTTTGAAGCTTCAGCCTGCTCCGCACCCATCCGCGCTGACCCGGGAGTTGATTGGCCAGTCGCTCAAGCGCAACTCTCATCTGATGAAAGAAAACTCGCTGCTGTTGGAGGAGAACCGTAAACTGAAAGAGGATCATGCGCAGATCCTTCAAGA GCTGGAACATCAGGTTCAGGATAAGGAAACAATGACGAGGGACCTATACGCCCGTTTTGTTCTGGTGCTCAATGAGAAGAAGGCCAAGATCAGAAGACTCCAGGATGCTCTGAGTCAGCTCCCGCCGACAGCCTCCGTTCAGAGGAAGCAAAG agAAAATGACACCTCTTCCGGTGAATACGACAGCCCAGACAGAAGAGAGGAGACAATTCACGACAGCCATTTGTTACTGGAACCAACCATCATTACCACAG GGCATAATCAGATCAGCCAGGGTTTCTCTTTGGACCACACCGTTTCTCTTGATGAGATTGCTCAAGCCAGATGGAAAGTAACGGAAACACTTGCCGACCAGAGACCGGGAACTTCTAAAATGGAATGA